One Blattabacterium cuenoti DNA window includes the following coding sequences:
- the rpoB gene encoding DNA-directed RNA polymerase subunit beta, whose protein sequence is MNTDKISERITFSSIAKRVDYPDFLNIQIKSFKEFFQLDTKPESRKNEGLFKAFMDNFPISDARNSFVLEFKGYSIDTPRYSIEECIERGLTYSVPLKAKLKLYCTDPEHEDFETVCQDVYLGTCPYMTPSGSFIFNGAERVIVSQLHRSPGVFFGQSHHANGTKLYSARIIPFKGSWIEFATDINNVMYAYIDRKKKLPMTTLLRAIGYERDKDILRIFNLSEEVKIKKNNIKNIINKILAERVLRIWHEDLVDEDTGEVVTIEKNKILIERDTLLKQEHIDIICNYNIKTIFLHKENGKKKDYSIIYNTLYKDPTNSEKEAIEYIYRQLRNTEPPDEETARNVIDKLFFSDSRYSLGPVGRYRLNKRLELNIDQNHLVLTKKDIIAIINHLNDLFNSKKEIDDIDHLSNRRVRTVGEQLYTQFNIGLARMARTIRERMNVRDNEVFMPVDLINAKTLSSVINTFFGTNQLSQFMDQTNPLSEITHKRRLSALGPGGLSRERAGFEVRDVNYSHYGRLCPIETPEGPNIGLISSLSVFAKINSMGFVETPYRIVKNNKVDLLQLVKYLSAEEEEGKIIAQANSINKNGNFLSNRVIARKDGDFPIVESSQIDYIDVAPNQIASISASLIPFLEHDDANRALMGSNMMRQAVPLLKPESPIVGTGLEKQVAKDSRILINAEKNGTVEYMDAKRIIIRYDKTKTEELISFDSDIKIYDLIKFRKTNQNTCINLKPIVKKGEKIKKGQILCEGYATENGELALGRNLKAAFIPCNGYNFEDAVLISEKVVSEDWFTSIHIDEYSLEVRDTKLGMEELTNDIPNVSEEATKNLDENGIIRVGAEVKPGDILIGKITPKGETDPTPEEKLLRAIFGEKAGNVKDASLRAEPSLFGIVIDTKLFTRSIKNKSSREKDKILINSLEKEYKNKFSNLRTKLINKLVTILNEKKCFSSIYDKNGNKIVSHGENLNKKLFDSISDYTSINFDKWTDDDIVNDLILDIFHNYMISINELNSSLKHKKFSITVGDELPSGIVKMAKVYIAKKRKLKVGDKMAGRHGNKGVVARILRVEDMPFLEDGTPVDIVLNPLGVPSRMNIGQIYETVLGWAGYKLNIKFSTPIFDGATIDQISNYTKKSGIPKFGTTYLFDGETGERFDQPATVGYIYMLKLGHMVDDKMHSRSIGPYSLITQQPLGGKSQFGGQRFGEMEVWALEAFGAANILREILTVKSDDVVGRAKTYEAIVKGTEMPNPNNPESFNVLCYELKGLGLDINLEE, encoded by the coding sequence GTGAATACAGATAAAATATCAGAAAGAATAACTTTTTCATCAATAGCAAAAAGAGTAGATTATCCAGATTTTTTAAATATTCAGATTAAATCATTTAAAGAATTTTTTCAATTGGATACTAAACCAGAAAGTAGAAAAAATGAAGGATTATTTAAAGCATTTATGGATAATTTTCCAATTTCTGACGCAAGAAATTCATTTGTTTTAGAGTTTAAAGGATATTCAATAGATACTCCAAGGTATTCTATAGAAGAATGTATTGAAAGAGGATTAACATACAGTGTACCATTAAAAGCTAAATTAAAATTATACTGTACTGATCCAGAACATGAAGATTTTGAAACTGTTTGTCAAGATGTATATTTAGGAACGTGTCCATATATGACTCCTTCTGGATCTTTTATATTTAATGGTGCAGAAAGAGTTATAGTTTCTCAATTACATCGTTCTCCTGGAGTTTTTTTTGGTCAATCTCATCATGCAAATGGTACTAAATTATATTCGGCAAGAATTATTCCATTTAAGGGATCATGGATAGAATTTGCTACGGATATAAATAATGTTATGTATGCATATATCGATAGAAAAAAAAAATTACCTATGACTACTTTATTAAGAGCTATAGGTTATGAAAGGGACAAAGATATATTAAGGATATTTAACTTATCAGAAGAAGTTAAAATAAAAAAAAATAATATAAAAAATATCATAAATAAAATTTTGGCTGAAAGAGTATTGAGGATATGGCATGAAGATCTTGTAGATGAAGATACTGGAGAAGTAGTAACCATAGAGAAAAATAAAATTCTTATTGAAAGAGATACTTTATTAAAACAAGAACATATAGATATTATTTGTAATTATAATATAAAAACTATTTTTTTGCACAAAGAAAATGGTAAGAAAAAAGATTATTCTATTATATATAATACTTTATATAAAGATCCTACAAATTCTGAAAAAGAAGCAATAGAATACATTTATAGGCAATTAAGAAATACTGAACCACCTGATGAAGAAACAGCTAGAAATGTGATAGATAAATTATTTTTTTCTGATTCTAGATATAGTTTAGGTCCTGTAGGAAGATATCGTTTAAACAAAAGACTTGAATTAAATATTGATCAAAATCATTTAGTTTTAACAAAAAAAGATATTATAGCCATAATAAATCATTTAAATGATTTATTTAATTCCAAAAAAGAAATTGATGATATAGATCATCTCTCTAATAGAAGAGTAAGAACAGTTGGAGAACAATTATATACACAATTTAATATAGGATTAGCTAGAATGGCTAGAACTATAAGAGAAAGAATGAATGTTCGTGATAATGAAGTTTTTATGCCTGTTGATTTGATTAATGCTAAAACTTTATCATCTGTTATTAATACTTTTTTTGGAACAAACCAATTATCTCAATTTATGGATCAAACTAATCCTTTATCTGAGATTACTCATAAAAGAAGGTTATCTGCTTTAGGTCCAGGAGGATTATCAAGAGAAAGAGCTGGATTTGAAGTAAGAGATGTTAATTATTCTCATTATGGAAGATTATGTCCTATAGAAACCCCAGAAGGTCCAAATATTGGTTTAATATCTTCATTATCTGTTTTTGCAAAAATTAATAGTATGGGATTCGTTGAAACTCCTTATAGAATTGTAAAAAATAATAAAGTAGATTTATTACAATTAGTAAAATATTTAAGTGCAGAAGAAGAAGAAGGAAAAATTATAGCTCAAGCAAATTCTATCAATAAAAATGGAAATTTTCTCTCAAATAGAGTTATAGCAAGAAAAGATGGAGATTTTCCAATTGTAGAATCTAGTCAAATTGATTATATAGATGTAGCTCCTAATCAAATAGCTTCTATATCTGCATCTTTAATACCATTTTTAGAACATGACGACGCAAATAGAGCACTTATGGGATCAAATATGATGCGTCAAGCTGTACCTCTATTAAAACCAGAATCACCAATAGTTGGAACTGGATTAGAAAAACAAGTAGCAAAAGATTCTAGAATTTTAATTAATGCCGAAAAAAATGGAACAGTAGAATATATGGATGCAAAACGAATAATTATTCGTTATGATAAAACAAAAACAGAAGAGTTGATTAGTTTTGACTCAGATATAAAAATTTATGATCTTATAAAATTTAGAAAAACAAATCAAAATACATGTATTAATTTAAAACCTATTGTTAAAAAAGGTGAAAAAATAAAAAAGGGGCAAATTTTATGTGAAGGATATGCTACAGAAAATGGAGAGTTAGCTCTTGGAAGAAATTTAAAAGCTGCATTTATTCCTTGTAATGGATATAATTTTGAAGATGCGGTATTAATTTCTGAAAAAGTAGTCAGTGAAGATTGGTTTACGTCTATTCATATTGATGAATATTCTTTAGAAGTTCGTGATACAAAATTAGGAATGGAAGAGTTAACCAATGATATTCCTAATGTTAGTGAAGAAGCTACTAAAAATTTAGATGAAAATGGGATTATTAGAGTTGGAGCTGAAGTAAAACCAGGGGATATTTTAATAGGAAAAATTACTCCTAAAGGAGAAACTGATCCTACCCCAGAAGAAAAATTATTAAGGGCTATTTTTGGGGAAAAAGCGGGTAATGTAAAAGATGCTTCTTTGAGAGCTGAGCCGTCCTTATTTGGGATAGTAATAGATACTAAACTTTTTACCAGAAGTATAAAGAATAAATCTTCTAGAGAAAAAGATAAAATTTTAATAAATTCTTTAGAAAAAGAATATAAAAATAAATTTTCTAATCTAAGAACAAAATTAATAAATAAATTAGTCACAATTTTAAATGAAAAAAAATGTTTTAGTTCTATTTATGATAAAAATGGAAATAAAATTGTAAGTCATGGAGAAAATTTAAATAAAAAATTATTTGATAGTATATCAGATTATACAAGTATTAATTTCGATAAATGGACAGATGATGATATTGTTAATGATTTGATATTAGATATATTTCATAATTATATGATATCAATAAATGAATTAAATAGTAGTTTAAAACATAAAAAATTTTCTATTACGGTAGGTGATGAATTACCATCTGGTATTGTTAAAATGGCTAAAGTTTATATTGCAAAAAAAAGAAAACTAAAAGTAGGAGATAAGATGGCAGGAAGACATGGTAATAAAGGTGTAGTAGCTAGAATTCTAAGAGTAGAAGATATGCCTTTTTTAGAAGATGGGACCCCAGTAGATATAGTATTAAATCCACTAGGAGTTCCATCCAGAATGAATATAGGACAAATATATGAAACTGTATTAGGTTGGGCAGGTTATAAATTAAACATAAAATTTTCTACTCCTATATTTGATGGAGCCACAATAGATCAAATATCTAATTATACTAAAAAATCAGGGATACCTAAATTTGGGACTACATATTTATTTGATGGAGAAACAGGAGAAAGATTTGATCAACCTGCTACTGTAGGATATATATATATGTTAAAATTAGGACATATGGTTGATGATAAAATGCATTCTCGTTCTATAGGTCCATATTCTTTAATTACACAACAACCTTTAGGTGGTAAATCTCAATTTGGAGGACAAAGATTCGGTGAAATGGAAGTATGGGCATTAGAAGCATTCGGAGCAGCAAATATTTTAAGAGAAATATTAACTGTAAAATCAGATGATGTTGTAGGAAGAGCTAAAACTTACGAAGCTATAGTTAAAGGAACAGAAATGCCTAATCCTAATAATCCAGAATCTTTTAATGTATTATGTTATGAATTAAAAGGTTTAGGATTAGATATTAACTTGGAGGAATAG
- the rplK gene encoding 50S ribosomal protein L11 — MVNKKIIKKIKIQKINGGKATPAPPIGPILGSSGVNIMEFCKQYNSITNNKSGIICPVVITVYDDKSFSFKIKNPPVSFFLLEILKKEKGSKEPNRIKIGRVSLNDIKLIAEKKMSDLNCFSIDSAISIITGTAKSMGIEIY; from the coding sequence ATGGTTAATAAAAAAATTATAAAAAAAATTAAAATTCAAAAAATAAATGGAGGAAAAGCAACACCAGCCCCCCCAATTGGTCCAATATTAGGAAGTTCTGGTGTAAATATAATGGAATTTTGTAAACAATATAACTCAATTACTAATAATAAATCTGGTATCATTTGTCCAGTTGTGATAACTGTATATGATGATAAATCTTTTTCTTTTAAAATAAAAAATCCTCCTGTTTCTTTTTTTTTATTAGAAATATTAAAAAAAGAAAAAGGCTCTAAAGAGCCTAATCGTATTAAAATTGGAAGAGTAAGTTTAAATGATATAAAATTAATAGCTGAAAAAAAAATGAGTGATTTAAATTGTTTTTCTATTGATAGTGCTATATCAATAATAACTGGGACAGCAAAATCTATGGGGATTGAAATTTATTAA
- the rplL gene encoding 50S ribosomal protein L7/L12 translates to MVEKLAEQLVNLTIKQVNELAEILKKKYGIKPNVFQSLQINSNKNKDQENEKKQKNIFDIILKSSGSSKLSVVKLVKEITGKGLKESKDLVDNIPNTIKESVSKEEANILKEKFENIGAQIELK, encoded by the coding sequence ATGGTAGAAAAGTTAGCAGAACAATTGGTAAATTTAACTATAAAACAAGTTAATGAATTAGCAGAAATTTTAAAAAAAAAATATGGAATAAAACCAAATGTATTTCAAAGTTTACAAATAAATTCAAATAAAAATAAAGATCAGGAAAATGAAAAAAAACAAAAAAATATATTTGATATAATTTTAAAATCTTCTGGTAGTTCTAAGCTTTCTGTAGTTAAATTAGTAAAAGAAATTACTGGTAAAGGGCTGAAAGAGTCTAAAGATTTAGTAGATAATATACCTAATACTATTAAAGAATCTGTTAGTAAAGAAGAAGCAAATATTTTAAAAGAAAAATTTGAAAATATAGGAGCTCAAATTGAACTTAAATAA
- the rplJ gene encoding 50S ribosomal protein L10 has protein sequence MKENKNNKKDILLNLNKILSNSNTIYLMDFFNLNANQTFFLRKSFYENGVKMIVVKNSLLKKSIKNIKNKKLKSFLPFLKKNTSILFSNNNLGKIVSIIIKKFHSMENIKNPILKIAYVQNDFYIGNNSLDLLVNIKSKEELIIDILHNLINPLNNTILSLSKISNQIYDILKYLSIKK, from the coding sequence ATGAAAGAAAATAAAAATAATAAAAAAGATATTTTACTAAATTTAAATAAAATACTGTCTAATAGTAATACTATATATTTAATGGATTTTTTTAATTTAAATGCTAATCAAACATTTTTTTTAAGAAAAAGTTTTTATGAAAATGGAGTTAAAATGATAGTTGTAAAAAATTCTTTACTAAAAAAATCTATAAAAAATATAAAAAATAAAAAATTAAAATCATTTTTACCTTTTTTAAAAAAAAATACTAGTATTTTATTTTCAAACAATAATTTAGGAAAAATTGTATCAATAATTATTAAAAAATTTCATTCTATGGAAAATATAAAAAATCCTATTTTAAAAATAGCATATGTTCAAAACGATTTTTATATTGGAAACAATAGCCTAGATTTACTTGTAAATATTAAATCTAAAGAAGAATTAATTATTGATATATTACATAATCTAATAAATCCTTTAAATAATACTATTTTATCATTATCAAAAATATCAAACCAAATATATGATATTTTAAAATACTTATCTATTAAGAAATAA
- the secE gene encoding preprotein translocase subunit SecE, producing the protein MKKNNFFYEIYKEFFYYITWPKWYELQESAVLIVFCSVFLSIFLYGVDGFFIFLIKKFFSL; encoded by the coding sequence ATGAAAAAAAACAATTTTTTTTATGAGATTTATAAAGAATTTTTTTATTATATTACTTGGCCTAAATGGTATGAATTACAAGAATCAGCTGTATTAATTGTTTTTTGTTCTGTATTTTTATCCATATTTTTATATGGAGTAGATGGTTTTTTTATTTTCCTAATAAAAAAATTTTTTTCTTTATAA
- the nusG gene encoding transcription termination/antitermination protein NusG, with translation MNDIKKKWYVIKTISGKESKIKSYIESELINNGFKNEIGKILVPIEKIFQIRKGKKIHREKAYYPGYVMIEANLEGEALHAIRNVPGVITFLGEGKGSRSNPVPMRKEEVSKILGKMEYNSYENMNVSFVVGETIKVIDGPFSGFNGTIEKINEEKKKLELAVLIFGRKTPLELNFTQIEKI, from the coding sequence ATGAATGATATAAAAAAAAAATGGTATGTTATTAAAACCATTAGTGGAAAAGAAAGTAAAATAAAATCTTACATAGAAAGTGAATTGATTAATAATGGATTTAAAAATGAAATAGGAAAAATTTTAGTTCCGATAGAAAAAATTTTTCAAATTAGGAAGGGAAAAAAAATTCATAGAGAAAAAGCATATTATCCAGGATATGTCATGATAGAGGCAAATTTAGAAGGAGAGGCATTACATGCTATTAGAAATGTTCCTGGGGTTATAACTTTTTTAGGAGAAGGTAAAGGAAGTAGATCAAATCCAGTTCCTATGAGAAAAGAAGAAGTAAGTAAAATTTTAGGAAAAATGGAATATAATTCATATGAAAATATGAATGTATCTTTTGTAGTAGGAGAAACAATTAAAGTTATAGATGGACCATTTAGTGGTTTTAATGGAACTATAGAAAAAATAAATGAAGAAAAGAAAAAATTAGAATTAGCAGTTTTGATATTTGGTAGAAAAACTCCATTAGAATTAAATTTTACTCAAATAGAAAAAATTTAA
- a CDS encoding 50S ribosomal protein L1, with the protein MSKKKLTKNRKKFLSKIYKKNFSLEESLSIIKQIGFAKFDESVDISIRLCKNNKIGNNNIKGIVDLPHGTGKKNCILAIVTEDKKNESKKVGATYVGLDYIDKINSGWWDNKINSVISMPSIMNKLNMISKILGRKGLMPNNKYNTISSDPEISIKNIISGRVFFKSDKYGIIHSSIGRKSFSNNFLLENIMVFVKEFIKKNYNYHIKNIYLSTTMSYSILLDQKVFLNERK; encoded by the coding sequence ATGTCAAAAAAAAAATTAACTAAAAATAGAAAAAAATTTTTATCAAAAATTTATAAAAAAAATTTTTCTTTAGAAGAATCTTTATCAATTATTAAACAAATTGGTTTTGCTAAATTTGATGAATCTGTAGATATATCAATTCGTCTTTGTAAAAATAATAAAATAGGAAATAATAATATAAAAGGAATAGTTGATTTACCTCATGGAACAGGTAAAAAAAATTGTATACTAGCCATAGTTACCGAAGATAAAAAAAATGAATCTAAAAAAGTAGGTGCTACTTATGTAGGATTAGATTATATAGATAAAATAAATTCAGGATGGTGGGATAATAAAATAAATAGTGTTATTTCTATGCCATCTATCATGAATAAATTAAATATGATAAGTAAAATTTTAGGTAGAAAAGGATTAATGCCAAATAATAAGTATAATACAATTTCTTCAGATCCAGAAATTTCTATAAAAAATATTATTTCTGGAAGAGTATTTTTTAAATCAGATAAATATGGTATTATTCATTCTTCAATTGGTAGAAAATCATTTTCTAATAATTTTTTATTAGAAAATATAATGGTATTTGTCAAAGAATTTATTAAAAAAAATTATAATTATCATATAAAAAATATTTATTTATCAACCACTATGAGTTATAGTATTTTACTTGATCAAAAAGTTTTTCTAAATGAAAGAAAATAA
- the tuf gene encoding elongation factor Tu: protein MAKEKFKRDKPHLNIGTTGHVDHGKTTLTAAITKVLSEEGLAEEKSFDAIDNAPEEKARGITINTSHVEYETLKRHYAHVDCPGHADYIKNMITGAAQMDGAILVVAATDGPMPQTREHILLARQVGVPKIVVFINKVDQVDDSELLELVEMEIRELLSKYEYDGNKIPIIKGSALGALNGEKKWIDRIKDLMNTLDEYIPVPIRKMDKSFLMPIEDIFTITGRGTVATGRIESGIINTGDTVEIIGMGKNKLSSTITGVEMFRKILDRGQAGDNVGLLLRGIEKKDICRGMVISSPNTVKPYQEFKAEVYILTKEEGGRHTPFHNKYRPQFYLRTTDVTGEINLPKGIDMVMPGDNITMIVKLHQPIALNNKLRFAIREGGKTVGAGQVIDIIK from the coding sequence ATGGCAAAAGAAAAATTTAAAAGAGATAAACCACATTTAAATATAGGTACTACAGGGCATGTTGATCATGGTAAAACTACATTAACTGCAGCAATTACAAAAGTTTTATCCGAAGAAGGTTTAGCAGAAGAAAAAAGTTTTGATGCTATTGATAATGCTCCAGAAGAAAAAGCTAGAGGAATTACTATTAATACCTCTCATGTAGAATATGAAACATTAAAAAGACATTATGCACATGTAGATTGTCCTGGACACGCAGATTATATTAAAAATATGATAACAGGAGCAGCGCAAATGGATGGAGCTATTTTAGTAGTCGCTGCTACAGACGGACCTATGCCTCAAACTAGAGAACATATTTTATTAGCACGTCAGGTTGGAGTTCCTAAAATCGTAGTTTTTATCAACAAAGTAGATCAAGTAGATGATTCTGAATTATTAGAATTAGTAGAAATGGAAATTAGGGAATTACTTTCTAAATATGAATATGATGGAAATAAAATACCTATAATAAAAGGATCTGCTTTAGGAGCACTAAATGGAGAAAAAAAATGGATAGATCGAATTAAAGATTTAATGAATACATTAGATGAATATATTCCTGTTCCTATTAGAAAAATGGATAAATCATTTTTAATGCCTATAGAAGATATTTTTACTATAACAGGAAGAGGAACGGTAGCTACTGGAAGAATAGAAAGTGGAATAATTAACACTGGTGATACGGTAGAAATAATAGGTATGGGTAAAAATAAATTATCTTCTACGATAACTGGAGTTGAAATGTTTAGAAAAATTTTAGATAGGGGACAAGCTGGAGATAATGTAGGATTATTATTACGTGGAATAGAAAAAAAAGACATTTGTAGAGGAATGGTTATTTCATCTCCTAATACTGTAAAACCTTATCAAGAATTTAAAGCAGAAGTCTATATTTTAACAAAGGAAGAAGGAGGTAGACATACTCCTTTTCATAATAAATATAGACCTCAATTTTATTTGAGAACAACAGATGTTACAGGCGAAATTAATCTTCCAAAAGGAATTGATATGGTAATGCCAGGAGATAATATAACTATGATAGTTAAATTACATCAACCTATAGCTTTAAATAATAAATTAAGATTTGCTATTAGAGAAGGAGGTAAAACAGTTGGAGCAGGACAAGTAATAGATATTATTAAATAA
- a CDS encoding lipoprotein signal peptidase, which yields MKKIFLIILPIILVDQFLKIYVKTHFKLGDGYYIFPFFMIFFIENPGMAYGLRISSGYNGKILLSIFRFILVLFILLFHIRNEKKNINRDLTIPTCLILSGAIGNFLDSLLYGVLFDTGTTYNKEYEQWIPYSGVSKLNFFLKKGYSSFMEGCVVDMFYLPIIDFFLPKVIPFFGGYHFQFFKPIFNLSDIFISIGIISIFFLKKKLIK from the coding sequence TTGAAAAAAATTTTTTTAATAATTTTACCAATTATATTGGTTGATCAATTTCTTAAAATTTATGTAAAAACTCATTTTAAATTAGGGGATGGATATTATATATTTCCTTTTTTCATGATTTTTTTTATAGAAAATCCTGGTATGGCGTATGGATTACGAATTTCTTCTGGTTATAACGGAAAAATATTATTAAGTATTTTTAGATTTATTTTAGTTTTATTTATATTATTATTTCATATAAGAAATGAAAAAAAAAATATTAACAGAGATTTAACAATACCTACTTGTTTAATATTGTCAGGTGCTATAGGTAATTTTTTAGATAGTCTTTTATATGGAGTATTATTTGATACTGGAACTACATACAATAAAGAATATGAACAATGGATTCCTTATTCAGGAGTATCTAAATTAAATTTTTTTTTAAAAAAAGGTTATTCATCCTTCATGGAAGGATGTGTTGTTGATATGTTTTATTTACCTATAATAGATTTTTTTTTACCTAAGGTAATTCCTTTTTTTGGAGGATATCATTTTCAATTTTTTAAACCTATTTTTAATTTATCTGATATTTTTATATCTATTGGTATTATTTCAATTTTTTTTTTAAAAAAAAAATTAATAAAGTGA